A genomic window from Qipengyuania oceanensis includes:
- a CDS encoding polyprenyl synthetase family protein has product MELAEANRALLPDALSRIQAEVDACFDGLLPVPDDTRAPLFEAMRYAAIGGGKRVRPLLLVSTAELHGVDREIAVRVGCAVESIHVYSLIHDDLPCMDDDELRHGKPTVHRAYDEAIAVLAGDSLHALAFEILSDAAELPDPFVRAELVSALATASGMNGMAGGQVMDMASEHSEYDLHSITRLQQLKTGALLSASVEMGAILGHVPPEGRTHLRGYARDIGLAFQIVDDLLDEEGDEELAGKALRKDGEQGKQTFVSLMGSDKARAQARMLVDQAIGHLSAYGEEADLLRELARFIVERDR; this is encoded by the coding sequence GTGGAACTGGCCGAGGCCAACCGGGCGCTATTGCCGGACGCGCTCAGCCGCATTCAGGCTGAGGTCGATGCCTGCTTCGACGGCCTCCTGCCGGTCCCCGACGATACCCGCGCCCCGCTGTTCGAAGCGATGCGCTACGCCGCGATCGGCGGCGGCAAGCGGGTGCGCCCGTTGCTGCTGGTCTCGACCGCCGAACTGCACGGGGTCGATCGCGAAATCGCGGTGCGGGTCGGCTGCGCGGTCGAATCGATCCACGTCTACTCGCTGATCCACGATGACCTTCCCTGCATGGACGACGACGAGTTGCGCCATGGCAAGCCGACCGTGCACCGCGCCTATGACGAGGCGATCGCCGTGCTTGCCGGAGATTCGCTCCATGCGCTGGCTTTCGAGATACTGTCCGACGCAGCAGAACTGCCCGACCCGTTCGTGCGCGCCGAGCTGGTATCCGCGCTGGCGACCGCGTCGGGGATGAACGGAATGGCGGGTGGGCAGGTCATGGATATGGCGTCCGAGCATTCGGAATACGACCTCCATTCGATCACCCGGCTGCAGCAGTTGAAAACCGGTGCGCTGCTCAGCGCGAGCGTGGAGATGGGGGCCATCCTCGGCCACGTTCCGCCGGAGGGCCGTACGCACCTGCGGGGCTACGCCCGCGACATCGGGCTCGCATTCCAGATCGTCGACGACCTGCTCGACGAGGAAGGCGACGAGGAACTGGCCGGCAAGGCGCTTCGCAAGGATGGCGAACAGGGCAAGCAGACCTTCGTTTCGCTGATGGGCAGCGACAAGGCCCGCGCCCAGGCACGCATGCTGGTCGACCAGGCGATCGGGCACTTGTCCGCCTATGGCGAGGAAGCCGACCTCTTGCGCGAACTGGCGCGTTTCATCGTGGAGAGAGACAGGTGA
- the serB gene encoding phosphoserine phosphatase SerB, whose translation MSATGGNPVAFSGDGNVLIARVIADPATLETRLDAASAALEQADLRVAAATMLDFCGDVLQIMLPDGSPQAVAAILAEHFDPSDILVSDREIDVPHLFVSDMDSTMIGQECIDELADYAGLKERIAAITERAMQGELDFESALRERVGLLEGLGEDAIDACLAERIRPMDGARRLVATLKARGCRTVLVTGGFHHFADRVGEDLGFERVVGNRLAVAEGQLTGELVGAITDSSTKQRVLLEELEKLGDGAVSLATGDGANDIPMIGSATYGIAYHAKPRAAAAANGRIGRGDLTSVLRLLGIPESDWLAA comes from the coding sequence ATGAGCGCGACCGGCGGCAATCCGGTCGCATTTTCGGGAGACGGTAACGTGCTCATCGCGCGGGTGATAGCAGACCCGGCCACTCTGGAAACTCGCCTCGACGCGGCATCTGCCGCGCTGGAGCAGGCTGACCTGCGCGTTGCGGCGGCGACCATGCTCGATTTCTGCGGCGACGTTCTCCAGATCATGCTGCCGGATGGCAGCCCGCAAGCGGTGGCCGCCATCCTTGCCGAACATTTCGATCCCAGCGACATCCTCGTCAGCGACCGCGAGATCGACGTGCCCCACCTCTTCGTGTCCGACATGGATTCGACGATGATCGGGCAGGAATGCATCGACGAACTCGCCGATTATGCCGGGCTGAAGGAGCGGATCGCCGCGATCACAGAGCGCGCGATGCAGGGCGAGCTCGATTTCGAGAGCGCGCTGCGCGAACGCGTCGGCCTGCTGGAAGGGCTGGGCGAGGATGCGATCGATGCGTGCCTTGCCGAGCGGATCCGGCCGATGGACGGTGCGCGCCGGCTTGTCGCGACACTGAAGGCGCGCGGTTGCCGCACGGTTCTCGTCACCGGCGGATTCCACCATTTTGCCGATCGGGTCGGCGAGGACCTGGGTTTCGAGCGCGTGGTCGGCAACCGCCTTGCCGTTGCCGAAGGGCAGCTGACGGGCGAACTGGTGGGCGCGATAACAGACAGTTCGACGAAACAGCGTGTCCTGCTGGAAGAGCTCGAGAAGCTGGGCGATGGCGCGGTGTCGCTGGCTACCGGCGACGGCGCAAACGACATCCCGATGATCGGGTCTGCGACATACGGGATCGCCTACCACGCCAAGCCCAGGGCGGCGGCCGCGGCCAACGGGCGGATCGGCCGGGGCGATCTCACGTCGGTCCTGCGATTGCTAGGTATTCCGGAAAGCGACTGGCTGGCTGCCTGA
- a CDS encoding peptidylprolyl isomerase has translation MIKRMIAAGALLSAAMLPAMAQAQEEGASAEPAVAAEADTRVFKSVNFNLSEDRDDILFLDLSNGERVAIRLMPSWAPNHVERIKTLARSGFYDGVIFHRVIDGFMAQTGDPTGTGQGGSQLPDLAEEFNRMPHIRGTVSMARAASEDSANSQFFIVFYPRFSLDNRYTNFGRVISNMAAVDAITRGEPPQNPTRVLQASIASDNKPVPARMAPAPVQDEAVTADMLSAPAS, from the coding sequence ATGATCAAACGCATGATCGCCGCCGGCGCGCTTCTCTCTGCCGCCATGCTGCCTGCCATGGCGCAGGCCCAGGAAGAGGGCGCGAGCGCCGAGCCGGCCGTCGCCGCCGAGGCAGACACCCGGGTTTTCAAGTCGGTGAACTTCAACCTCTCGGAAGACCGCGACGACATCCTGTTTCTCGACCTGTCGAATGGCGAGCGGGTTGCCATCCGGCTCATGCCGAGCTGGGCTCCCAACCATGTCGAGCGCATCAAGACGCTGGCTCGCAGCGGCTTCTACGACGGGGTCATCTTCCACCGCGTCATCGACGGGTTCATGGCGCAGACCGGCGATCCGACGGGAACCGGGCAGGGCGGCTCGCAGCTTCCCGATCTGGCCGAGGAATTCAACCGCATGCCGCACATCCGCGGCACCGTATCGATGGCGCGCGCGGCCAGCGAAGACAGTGCGAACAGCCAGTTCTTCATCGTTTTCTACCCGCGCTTCAGCCTCGACAACCGCTACACCAATTTCGGTCGAGTGATCTCGAACATGGCTGCCGTCGACGCAATCACCCGCGGCGAACCGCCCCAGAACCCGACCAGGGTGCTCCAGGCGTCGATCGCATCGGACAACAAGCCCGTCCCGGCACGCATGGCGCCCGCTCCCGTGCAGGACGAGGCAGTGACCGCCGATATGCTGAGCGCGCCGGCAAGCTGA
- a CDS encoding Coq4 family protein: protein MTDASVISRDATGVECAPDGTPLRAPERPEPKYEPLKAWHHFRELLKDKEDTAEVFKIFEALPHKDFMPRVRNLMLSEQGEKLRATEGYLPSILDDHDALRRLPAGSVAHAYCDFMEREGLSAAGLVEESEKSGRPTYDDLIQFYGFRLRDTHDLMHVLTGYGRDGLGEQCVLLFTHGQNPSHGHLLIGYAGAVHMKKTVKSKAPVFKAVRQAHRTGVACPSIVGMSIRELLAMDLAEARKQFNIPTPSWYHECHRIWRSEGIDPYDLLAPRRESEELAAA from the coding sequence ATGACCGATGCCAGTGTGATTTCACGAGACGCCACGGGCGTCGAATGCGCCCCCGACGGTACGCCGCTGCGCGCGCCCGAGCGGCCCGAGCCGAAGTACGAGCCCCTCAAGGCGTGGCACCATTTCCGCGAGCTGCTGAAGGACAAGGAAGACACCGCCGAGGTCTTCAAGATCTTCGAAGCGCTGCCGCACAAGGATTTCATGCCGCGCGTGCGCAATCTCATGCTGAGCGAGCAGGGCGAGAAGCTGCGGGCAACCGAAGGCTACCTCCCGTCCATTCTCGACGATCACGATGCGCTCCGCCGGCTGCCGGCGGGTTCCGTCGCCCATGCCTATTGCGATTTTATGGAGCGCGAAGGGCTGTCGGCTGCCGGGCTGGTGGAAGAATCGGAGAAGTCGGGCCGCCCGACCTATGACGATCTCATCCAGTTCTACGGGTTTCGCCTGCGCGACACGCATGACCTGATGCACGTGCTGACGGGCTATGGCCGCGATGGTCTTGGCGAACAATGCGTGCTGCTGTTCACGCACGGCCAGAACCCCAGTCACGGCCACCTGCTGATCGGCTATGCCGGCGCGGTCCACATGAAGAAGACGGTCAAGAGCAAGGCCCCGGTCTTCAAGGCGGTTCGCCAGGCGCACCGGACGGGCGTCGCCTGCCCTTCGATCGTCGGGATGTCGATCCGCGAACTGCTGGCGATGGACCTTGCCGAGGCGCGCAAGCAATTCAACATTCCGACGCCTAGCTGGTACCACGAATGCCATCGCATCTGGCGCAGCGAAGGGATCGATCCCTACGATTTGCTCGCGCCGCGCCGGGAATCGGAAGAGCTGGCCGCAGCCTGA
- the purL gene encoding phosphoribosylformylglycinamidine synthase subunit PurL produces the protein MATHTSEITPEIVEQHGLSPEEYERVLNALGREPNLVELGIFSVMWSEHCSYKSSRLHLKKLPTEAPWVICGPGENAGVIDIGDGQAAIFKMESHNHPSYIEPYQGAATGVGGILRDVFTMGARPVANANALRFGRPDHPKMKHLVQGVVAGIGGYGNCVGVPTVCGETNFHPAYDGNILVNAMTVGVADADKIFYSAATGVGNPIVYVGSKTGRDGIHGATMASADFEEDAEAKRPTVQVGDPFTEKLLIEACLELMATDAIVAIQDMGAAGLTSSSVEMATNGKAGIRLDMNKVPCREEGMTPYEMMLSESQERMLMVLKPGKEAMAEAIFRKWELDFAVIGEVTDTRHMELEFDGEVVCDIPLGPLAADAPEYDRPYLPMDEYKAWAGVKPLTDIPECSDPGADLVTLMGSPALASRRWISEQYDSQVGADTLQTGGDAGVVRVHGTRKALAISTDCTPRYVYADPYEGGKQAIAEAYRNLCAVGARPLAVTNCLNFANPQRPEIMSQFVHALEGMGDACRALDFPIVSGNVSLYNESKATGGGSAILPTPAIGGVGIIDDYATMMTTGFKNDGDAIYLLAPEFWARPDTTRSHLGKSLWMSIVHGNDDGRAPPVDLAAERGAGEIVRRLIGEGLVNAVHDVSDGGLAVALAEMALAGGIGAQVEGSPNYTAAQWWFGEDQARYVMTVSADKIEAFNAILAEGPENDEAALVGFHRIGTVGGDSLLGTSLASMREAHESFFREWMGM, from the coding sequence ATGGCTACGCACACGTCCGAAATCACCCCGGAGATCGTCGAACAGCACGGGCTCAGCCCCGAGGAATACGAGCGCGTCCTCAATGCCCTAGGGCGCGAGCCAAACCTGGTCGAGCTCGGCATTTTCTCGGTGATGTGGAGCGAGCATTGCTCCTACAAATCGAGCCGTCTGCACCTCAAGAAGCTGCCGACCGAGGCACCGTGGGTGATCTGCGGCCCGGGCGAGAACGCAGGGGTGATCGATATCGGTGACGGGCAGGCGGCGATCTTCAAGATGGAGTCGCATAACCACCCCAGCTACATCGAGCCCTACCAGGGTGCGGCGACTGGCGTGGGCGGCATCCTGCGCGATGTGTTCACCATGGGCGCGCGTCCGGTAGCAAACGCCAACGCCCTGCGCTTCGGGCGTCCCGACCATCCGAAGATGAAGCACCTGGTGCAAGGCGTGGTCGCGGGGATCGGCGGCTACGGCAATTGTGTGGGCGTGCCGACGGTGTGCGGCGAGACGAACTTCCACCCGGCCTACGACGGCAACATCCTGGTCAACGCGATGACGGTGGGCGTCGCCGATGCCGACAAGATCTTCTATTCGGCCGCGACCGGCGTCGGCAATCCGATCGTCTACGTCGGTTCCAAGACCGGCCGCGACGGTATTCACGGCGCGACCATGGCCAGCGCGGATTTCGAGGAAGATGCCGAAGCCAAGCGCCCGACCGTGCAGGTCGGCGATCCCTTCACCGAGAAGCTGCTGATCGAGGCCTGCCTCGAGCTGATGGCGACCGATGCCATCGTCGCGATCCAGGACATGGGCGCGGCGGGCCTGACTTCCTCGTCGGTCGAAATGGCGACCAACGGCAAGGCGGGGATCCGGCTCGACATGAACAAGGTGCCGTGCCGCGAGGAGGGCATGACGCCCTACGAGATGATGCTGAGCGAGAGCCAGGAGCGGATGCTCATGGTTCTGAAGCCCGGCAAGGAAGCCATGGCGGAAGCGATCTTCAGGAAGTGGGAGCTCGACTTCGCGGTGATCGGCGAAGTCACCGATACACGGCACATGGAGCTCGAATTCGATGGCGAGGTCGTGTGCGACATCCCGCTCGGCCCCCTCGCCGCCGACGCGCCCGAATACGACCGCCCCTATCTGCCGATGGACGAATACAAGGCCTGGGCGGGCGTGAAGCCGCTAACCGATATTCCCGAATGCAGCGATCCGGGCGCCGACCTCGTCACGCTCATGGGGAGCCCCGCACTCGCATCACGCCGCTGGATCTCCGAGCAGTACGACAGCCAGGTCGGTGCGGACACGCTACAGACCGGCGGCGATGCGGGTGTCGTGCGCGTGCATGGTACCAGGAAGGCGCTGGCGATCAGCACCGATTGCACGCCGCGCTATGTCTACGCCGACCCCTACGAGGGCGGGAAGCAGGCGATTGCCGAGGCATACCGGAACCTGTGCGCAGTCGGCGCGCGCCCGCTTGCGGTGACCAATTGCCTCAACTTCGCCAATCCGCAGCGGCCCGAGATCATGAGCCAGTTCGTCCACGCCCTGGAAGGCATGGGCGATGCCTGCCGCGCGCTCGACTTCCCGATCGTGAGCGGCAACGTCAGCCTCTATAACGAGAGCAAGGCGACCGGCGGCGGTTCGGCCATTCTCCCCACCCCCGCGATCGGCGGGGTCGGCATCATCGACGACTACGCGACCATGATGACGACGGGTTTCAAAAACGACGGCGACGCGATCTACCTGCTTGCGCCCGAATTCTGGGCGCGGCCCGACACGACCCGTTCGCATCTCGGAAAGTCGCTGTGGATGAGCATCGTCCACGGCAATGACGACGGGCGCGCGCCGCCGGTCGACCTTGCTGCCGAGCGCGGCGCAGGCGAGATCGTGCGGCGGCTGATCGGCGAGGGCCTCGTCAACGCCGTGCACGACGTGTCGGACGGTGGCCTTGCCGTCGCCCTCGCCGAAATGGCGCTCGCGGGCGGCATCGGTGCGCAAGTGGAAGGCAGCCCTAACTACACCGCAGCTCAATGGTGGTTCGGCGAAGACCAGGCGCGCTACGTGATGACGGTCAGCGCGGACAAGATCGAAGCGTTCAACGCGATCCTCGCCGAAGGTCCGGAGAACGACGAGGCGGCGCTCGTCGGTTTCCACCGGATCGGTACGGTCGGCGGCGATTCCCTGCTCGGCACTTCCTTGGCGAGCATGCGCGAAGCCCACGAGAGCTTTTTCCGCGAGTGGATGGGCATGTGA
- the coaD gene encoding pantetheine-phosphate adenylyltransferase, whose protein sequence is MSTPRIGIYPGTFDPITLGHADIIRRGSKLVDKLIIGVTTNPSKNPMFSTEERFAMVEREIANMGISNVEVVGFNALLVKFAQKQGANVLIRGLRAVADFEYEYQMAGMNQQLDDDIETVFLMADVSLQPIASKLVKEIALFGGDIRPFVSSQVCEDVEARVEELGRLGDY, encoded by the coding sequence GTGAGCACACCGCGTATCGGCATCTATCCGGGCACGTTCGACCCGATCACACTCGGCCATGCGGACATCATCCGTCGCGGCAGCAAGCTGGTCGACAAGCTCATCATCGGGGTGACGACCAATCCGTCGAAGAACCCCATGTTCTCGACCGAGGAACGCTTTGCCATGGTCGAGCGGGAGATCGCCAACATGGGCATCTCCAACGTCGAAGTCGTCGGGTTCAATGCGCTGCTGGTGAAATTCGCGCAGAAACAGGGCGCCAACGTCCTGATTCGCGGGCTTCGAGCTGTCGCCGATTTCGAATACGAGTACCAGATGGCGGGAATGAACCAGCAGCTCGACGACGATATCGAGACGGTGTTCCTGATGGCGGATGTGTCTCTGCAGCCCATTGCCAGCAAGCTGGTCAAGGAGATCGCACTGTTTGGCGGCGACATCCGGCCGTTCGTGAGCAGCCAGGTTTGCGAAGACGTGGAAGCTCGCGTCGAGGAGCTGGGCCGGCTCGGCGATTACTGA
- the miaA gene encoding tRNA (adenosine(37)-N6)-dimethylallyltransferase MiaA, whose amino-acid sequence MSTLPSPENATGLPPVALIAGPTASGKSDLAVRLAQAIEDKGRRAVIVNADSAQVYADLQVLSARPTDEETGGIEHRLFGTWDGAQACSAADWASAARGEIEALHRDGAVPILVGGTGLYIRTLLDGIADIPAIDPQIRREIRGLDTETAYARLLNEDPVRAAALAPADNQRITRALEVVLSTGKPLGEWQQSKTGGIGAAIDLHPLILLPDREWLYDRCDRRFAQMLELGAVAEVEELLARELDPALPVMRAIGVPEIAGWLRGDASREAMITAGQQATRNYAKRQYTWFRRQPPQDWARAGTENIDITTQFARLLQN is encoded by the coding sequence ATGAGCACGTTACCGTCTCCCGAAAATGCGACCGGATTGCCGCCGGTCGCGCTCATTGCAGGGCCGACCGCGAGCGGCAAGAGCGATCTGGCCGTGCGGCTGGCGCAGGCGATCGAGGACAAAGGCAGGCGCGCGGTCATCGTCAACGCCGACAGCGCGCAGGTCTATGCCGACTTGCAGGTGCTGAGCGCCCGCCCGACTGACGAAGAGACGGGCGGGATCGAGCATCGCCTGTTCGGCACATGGGACGGCGCGCAAGCGTGTTCGGCAGCGGATTGGGCGAGCGCCGCGAGAGGCGAGATCGAGGCGCTCCACCGGGACGGCGCGGTGCCAATCTTGGTCGGCGGGACCGGCCTCTATATCCGCACGCTGCTCGACGGGATCGCGGACATTCCGGCGATCGATCCGCAGATCCGGCGCGAGATTCGCGGCCTCGATACCGAAACCGCCTATGCCAGACTCCTGAACGAGGACCCCGTGCGCGCAGCGGCCCTCGCCCCGGCAGACAACCAGCGGATCACCCGCGCACTGGAAGTCGTCCTGTCTACCGGCAAACCGCTTGGCGAGTGGCAGCAGAGCAAGACCGGCGGCATCGGCGCGGCGATCGATCTCCATCCGCTGATCCTGCTGCCGGATCGCGAGTGGCTCTACGACCGGTGCGACCGCAGGTTCGCCCAAATGCTGGAACTTGGCGCGGTCGCCGAAGTCGAGGAATTGCTCGCGCGCGAACTCGACCCCGCCCTGCCCGTGATGCGGGCGATCGGCGTGCCCGAGATCGCCGGCTGGCTGCGCGGCGACGCGAGCCGCGAGGCGATGATCACGGCCGGGCAGCAGGCGACCCGCAATTACGCCAAGCGGCAATACACCTGGTTCCGCCGCCAGCCGCCGCAGGACTGGGCGCGCGCAGGGACGGAAAACATCGATATTACGACTCAGTTTGCACGATTATTACAAAATTAG
- a CDS encoding exodeoxyribonuclease VII small subunit: protein MSEAPGQISEMSFEDALRALEDVVRKLEGGEVPLDQSIELYERGEKLRAHCQARLDAAQARIEKIVAGSDGRATGTVPFDAGS from the coding sequence ATGAGTGAGGCCCCCGGACAGATTTCCGAGATGAGTTTCGAGGACGCGCTGCGCGCTCTCGAAGATGTCGTTCGCAAGCTTGAAGGTGGCGAAGTGCCGCTCGACCAGTCGATCGAACTTTACGAACGGGGCGAGAAGCTGCGCGCCCATTGCCAGGCACGGCTCGACGCCGCGCAGGCCCGGATCGAGAAGATCGTCGCGGGCAGCGATGGCAGAGCGACAGGCACCGTCCCCTTCGACGCGGGCAGCTGA
- a CDS encoding nitroreductase family protein: MSGGHRPYPLLPALTDEQRIARAEAAFERLRTRRSCRGFADTPVPREIIQFAIRAAGTAPSGANHQPWHFAAIGSAETKRAIREAAEAEERRFYGSDGDAPKAGDEWLGALDPIGTDADKPFLETAPWLIVCFAQRKGGIDEDAETQNYYVAESVGIACGMLIATLHEAGLATLTHTPSSMGFLRDICERPASEKPLMIVVVGHPAADATVPEHALKKKPLDQIASWL, from the coding sequence GTGAGCGGGGGCCACCGGCCCTACCCGCTCCTTCCAGCGCTGACCGACGAGCAGCGCATCGCCCGCGCCGAAGCGGCATTCGAACGGCTGCGGACCCGGCGCAGTTGCCGGGGCTTTGCCGACACCCCGGTCCCGCGCGAGATTATCCAATTCGCGATCCGCGCTGCCGGGACGGCACCCAGCGGGGCCAACCACCAGCCATGGCATTTCGCCGCGATCGGCTCGGCGGAAACGAAACGCGCAATCCGCGAAGCGGCCGAGGCGGAAGAGCGGCGGTTCTACGGCAGCGACGGCGATGCGCCGAAAGCCGGCGACGAGTGGCTGGGCGCACTCGATCCGATCGGAACCGATGCGGACAAGCCGTTCCTCGAGACCGCTCCCTGGCTCATCGTCTGCTTCGCCCAGCGCAAGGGCGGGATCGACGAGGATGCCGAAACGCAGAATTACTATGTCGCCGAAAGCGTCGGAATCGCCTGCGGAATGCTGATTGCGACGCTGCACGAGGCCGGGCTCGCAACGCTGACGCACACCCCTTCATCGATGGGCTTCCTGCGCGACATCTGCGAGCGACCCGCGAGCGAAAAGCCGCTGATGATCGTGGTCGTGGGGCACCCGGCGGCCGACGCCACCGTCCCCGAACACGCTCTGAAGAAGAAGCCGCTGGACCAGATCGCCAGCTGGCTTTGA
- a CDS encoding DUF2177 family protein: MKWIIAYVAAAVAFGLLDAMWLRWAGPNLYRPVIGPIMAEDFRKGAAIAFYLLYLLGMMWFAVKPGLAAGNVGTAMLNGALLGALCYATFDLTSQAIMKVWATHISLADIAWGAFATAIAAGVGTWAALKFG, from the coding sequence ATGAAGTGGATTATCGCCTACGTCGCTGCCGCCGTGGCTTTCGGGTTGCTCGATGCCATGTGGCTGCGTTGGGCGGGCCCCAATCTCTACCGGCCGGTGATCGGTCCGATCATGGCGGAGGACTTCCGCAAGGGCGCGGCGATCGCGTTCTACCTGCTCTACCTGCTCGGCATGATGTGGTTCGCAGTGAAGCCGGGTCTGGCTGCCGGCAATGTCGGCACCGCGATGCTGAACGGCGCGCTGCTGGGCGCGCTGTGCTATGCCACCTTCGACCTCACGAGCCAGGCGATCATGAAGGTCTGGGCCACGCATATCAGCCTTGCCGACATCGCCTGGGGCGCTTTCGCGACGGCGATTGCCGCGGGCGTCGGAACATGGGCCGCACTCAAGTTCGGCTAG